A window of the Thermotoga sp. SG1 genome harbors these coding sequences:
- a CDS encoding N-glycosylase/DNA lyase, with product MEELLKELEKIRKEAKPLVEERFEEFKKLGREGTEEDLFCELSFCVLTANWSAEGGIRAQKKIGDGFVHLSLEELAEKLKEAGHRYPQKRAEFIVANRWLIGKLKDLVNGDPFLSREFLVKNAKGIGWKEASHFLRNAGVEDLAILDKHVLRLMKKHGLIQEIPKGWTRNKYLYVESILRRVAERFGEPLGKFDLYLWYLVKGRVDK from the coding sequence TTGGAGGAACTTCTGAAAGAACTGGAAAAGATAAGAAAAGAAGCAAAACCTCTCGTTGAAGAAAGGTTCGAGGAGTTCAAAAAACTTGGAAGAGAAGGAACGGAAGAGGATCTGTTCTGCGAACTGTCCTTCTGTGTCCTCACAGCGAACTGGAGCGCAGAAGGTGGTATAAGAGCTCAGAAAAAAATCGGGGATGGCTTTGTTCACCTTTCTCTTGAGGAGCTCGCAGAGAAATTGAAAGAGGCGGGACACAGATATCCTCAAAAGAGAGCAGAATTCATCGTGGCAAACAGATGGTTGATAGGAAAATTGAAGGATCTGGTGAACGGAGATCCCTTTCTCTCAAGGGAATTTCTTGTCAAGAACGCAAAAGGAATAGGTTGGAAAGAGGCGAGTCACTTTCTCAGAAACGCGGGGGTGGAAGATCTTGCCATCCTGGACAAGCATGTCTTGAGACTGATGAAAAAGCACGGTTTGATCCAAGAGATTCCAAAGGGCTGGACCAGAAACAAATATCTCTACGTTGAGAGTATTCTGAGAAGGGTGGCAGAAAGGTTTGGTGAGCCTCTTGGAAAGTTCGATCTCTACCTCTGGTATCTTGTGAAGGGAAGGGTGGATAAATAG
- the ribD gene encoding bifunctional diaminohydroxyphosphoribosylaminopyrimidine deaminase/5-amino-6-(5-phosphoribosylamino)uracil reductase RibD has protein sequence MYERFMKRAIELAKKGLGRVNPNPPVGAIVVKEGRIISEGFHPYFGGPHAERVAIENAKRKGEDLRGSTLVVTLEPCDHHGKTPPCTDLIIESGIKKVVIGMRDPNPVSGSGIEKLKKHGIEVVEGVLEEEVKKLCEFFITYVTKNRPFIALKYASTLDGKIADAEGNSKWITQDLRHKVHEMRNVYSAVLVGARTVLKDDPRLTCRLKGGRNPTRVILDRRGILSGENYRVFENNARVIVFTENEEANYPAHVEKVPGDCSVDGILKVLYEKGVDSVLVEGGSEVLGEFLEYADVVFAFYSTKVFGEGLDVFSGYRSFVNDPPRFKIVRSEHTSTELFLEMRPCSRE, from the coding sequence GTGTACGAAAGGTTCATGAAGAGAGCAATAGAACTTGCAAAGAAAGGACTTGGAAGAGTGAACCCCAATCCCCCCGTCGGTGCCATCGTTGTGAAAGAGGGAAGGATCATATCGGAAGGGTTTCATCCCTATTTCGGTGGGCCACACGCTGAACGGGTGGCGATAGAAAACGCAAAAAGGAAAGGAGAAGACCTGAGAGGATCCACTCTTGTGGTCACCCTTGAACCCTGTGATCACCACGGAAAAACCCCTCCGTGTACAGACTTGATCATCGAAAGTGGGATAAAAAAAGTAGTAATCGGAATGAGAGATCCAAATCCTGTTTCAGGAAGTGGTATAGAAAAACTCAAAAAACACGGAATAGAAGTGGTCGAAGGAGTGCTGGAAGAAGAGGTGAAAAAACTCTGCGAATTCTTCATCACATACGTAACAAAAAACAGGCCTTTCATCGCTTTAAAGTACGCTTCAACTCTCGATGGAAAGATAGCCGACGCTGAAGGAAACTCCAAATGGATTACACAGGACTTGAGACACAAAGTCCACGAGATGAGAAACGTGTATTCTGCCGTTCTTGTCGGTGCCAGAACCGTTCTGAAAGATGATCCCAGACTGACCTGCAGACTGAAAGGCGGAAGGAATCCCACAAGGGTTATCCTCGATCGCCGAGGAATTCTGAGCGGAGAAAACTACAGAGTATTTGAAAACAACGCTCGAGTGATCGTTTTCACAGAAAACGAAGAAGCAAACTATCCGGCCCACGTGGAAAAAGTGCCGGGTGATTGTTCTGTAGATGGTATCCTGAAGGTTCTCTACGAAAAGGGTGTGGACTCTGTTCTTGTGGAGGGAGGTTCTGAGGTGCTCGGGGAGTTTCTCGAATACGCAGATGTAGTTTTTGCGTTTTACTCTACGAAGGTATTCGGAGAAGGACTGGATGTTTTTTCTGGTTACAGATCCTTTGTGAATGATCCACCGAGGTTCAAAATAGTGCGATCAGAACATACCAGTACAGAACTTTTCCTGGAGATGAGACCATGTTCACGGGAATAG
- the aglA gene encoding alpha-glucosidase AglA: MPSVKIGIIGAGSAVFSLRLVSDLCKTPGLSGSTVTLMDIDEERLDAVLTIAKKYVEEVGADLKFEKTTNVDEAIADADFVINTAMVGGHTYLEKVRKISEKYGYYRGIDAQEFNMVSDYYTFSNYNQLKYFVDIARKIEKLSPKAWYLQAANPVFEGTTLVTRTVPIKAVGFCHGHYGVMEIMEKLGLEEDKVDWQVAGVNHGIWLNRFRYNGEDAYPLLDRWIEEKSKDWKPENPFNDQLSPAAIDMYRFYGVMPIGDTVRNASWRYHRDLETKKKWYGEPWGGADSEIGWKWYQDTLGRVTDITKKVARFIKENPGARLSDLGNVLGKDLSEKQFVLEVEKILDPERKSGEQHIPFIDALLNDNRGRFVINIPNNGIIQGIDDDVVVEVPAVVDRNGIHPEKIDPPLPERVVKYYLRPRIMRMEMALEAFLTGDIRVIKEVLYRDPRTKSDEQVEKVIEEILSLPENEEMRKHYLKK, encoded by the coding sequence ATGCCATCTGTGAAGATCGGTATCATCGGAGCAGGAAGCGCTGTTTTCTCATTGAGGCTCGTGAGCGACCTTTGCAAAACCCCTGGTCTTTCTGGTAGCACCGTCACCCTCATGGACATCGACGAGGAAAGGCTTGATGCGGTTCTGACCATAGCGAAAAAGTACGTCGAGGAAGTGGGAGCCGACCTGAAGTTTGAAAAGACAACAAACGTAGACGAAGCCATCGCTGATGCGGACTTTGTGATAAACACAGCGATGGTGGGTGGCCACACTTATCTTGAAAAGGTCAGAAAGATCAGCGAAAAGTACGGATACTACAGAGGAATAGACGCACAGGAGTTCAACATGGTCTCCGACTACTACACGTTCTCAAACTACAACCAGCTCAAGTACTTCGTGGATATCGCAAGAAAAATAGAGAAACTCTCCCCAAAAGCGTGGTATCTGCAGGCGGCAAATCCTGTCTTTGAAGGGACAACCCTTGTGACAAGAACGGTTCCCATAAAGGCCGTCGGATTCTGTCATGGTCACTACGGTGTGATGGAGATCATGGAGAAACTGGGTCTGGAAGAAGACAAAGTAGATTGGCAAGTTGCCGGTGTGAACCATGGAATATGGTTGAACAGGTTCAGATACAACGGTGAGGATGCCTATCCTCTCCTTGACAGATGGATCGAAGAAAAGTCCAAAGACTGGAAACCAGAGAACCCATTCAACGATCAACTCTCTCCCGCCGCGATCGATATGTACAGATTCTACGGTGTGATGCCAATAGGAGACACTGTAAGGAACGCCTCCTGGAGGTACCATAGAGATCTTGAGACGAAAAAGAAATGGTACGGAGAACCCTGGGGTGGGGCAGATTCAGAAATAGGTTGGAAATGGTATCAAGACACCCTTGGAAGAGTAACAGACATCACCAAAAAGGTGGCAAGGTTCATCAAGGAAAATCCAGGTGCCAGACTATCAGATCTTGGAAATGTTCTTGGAAAGGATCTTTCGGAAAAACAGTTCGTCCTTGAAGTGGAAAAGATTCTCGATCCCGAAAGAAAGAGCGGTGAGCAGCATATTCCTTTCATCGACGCCCTGCTCAACGACAACAGGGGAAGATTCGTGATAAACATCCCAAACAACGGTATCATACAGGGTATCGATGACGATGTAGTTGTTGAAGTTCCAGCAGTTGTGGACAGAAACGGTATCCACCCTGAGAAGATCGACCCACCACTTCCAGAGCGTGTGGTGAAGTACTACTTGAGACCGAGGATCATGAGAATGGAGATGGCGCTGGAGGCGTTTCTCACGGGTGATATAAGGGTCATAAAAGAAGTTCTCTACAGGGATCCAAGGACAAAGAGTGACGAACAGGTAGAAAAGGTGATCGAAGAGATCCTTTCTCTTCCAGAAAACGAGGAGATGAGGAAACATTATCTGAAAAAATAA
- the hflC gene encoding protease modulator HflC: MKVWVWALVIIFVIAGAILLFSSFYVLDQTQQAVVLRFGKIVSVETEPGLHFKQPFVDNVARFDKRILLYDIEPEKIIATDKKTLVIDTYVLWRIKDPETFIKSLKSVKLALPRIDDVVYSHVRNIFAKVNFDEIISEKREDLLKEVTELSREDLKDFGIEVVDVRVKHADLPAENEKAVYDRMKAERYSIAAQIRAEGEKEARKIRAEADKTAKILLAEAQSKAEQIKGTGEASAVKIYAEVFSKDKDFYEFWRTMEVYRSVEGGVLIVGDELDALKYLKSQ; the protein is encoded by the coding sequence ATGAAGGTTTGGGTGTGGGCTCTGGTGATCATATTTGTGATAGCGGGTGCTATCCTTCTGTTTTCTTCGTTCTACGTTCTGGATCAGACTCAGCAGGCAGTTGTTTTGAGGTTTGGAAAGATCGTTTCGGTTGAGACAGAGCCAGGGCTTCACTTCAAACAGCCGTTTGTGGACAACGTGGCGAGGTTCGACAAAAGGATCCTTCTCTACGACATCGAACCGGAAAAGATCATAGCCACCGACAAGAAAACCCTCGTTATAGACACCTACGTTCTCTGGAGGATAAAGGATCCGGAGACGTTCATAAAATCTCTGAAAAGTGTAAAACTTGCCCTTCCCAGAATAGATGATGTCGTTTATTCTCATGTGAGAAACATCTTCGCAAAAGTAAACTTCGATGAAATCATCTCGGAAAAAAGAGAGGACCTTCTGAAAGAGGTCACGGAACTTTCGAGAGAAGATCTGAAAGACTTCGGGATAGAAGTGGTCGATGTGAGAGTGAAACACGCTGACCTTCCCGCAGAAAACGAAAAGGCGGTTTACGACAGGATGAAGGCTGAAAGATACAGTATAGCAGCTCAGATCAGAGCAGAGGGTGAAAAGGAGGCAAGAAAGATAAGGGCAGAAGCTGATAAAACCGCAAAGATCTTGCTTGCTGAGGCGCAGAGTAAAGCAGAACAGATAAAGGGAACAGGAGAGGCAAGTGCTGTGAAGATTTACGCGGAGGTTTTCTCAAAAGACAAAGACTTCTACGAGTTCTGGAGAACGATGGAAGTTTACAGATCTGTCGAAGGTGGAGTTCTCATCGTTGGTGATGAACTGGACGCTTTGAAATACTTGAAATCCCAATGA
- the guaA gene encoding glutamine-hydrolyzing GMP synthase: MVLVVDYGSQYSRLITRRIRENEVYSEVVFPDDPVDLSRVDAVIFSGGPKSVYEEGAPGLPEWFHEYRGPVLAICYGMQLVVKEFGGEVRRGRGEYGRTLVELSEDPLFEGIPNRIHVWMSHGDEVVKLPEGFHPIALSETGVIAAATDGKRFWLLQFHPEVHHTEHGDRMISNFLFKVCKLQKNWKIGDLVEEKIRQIRETVDGKKAILALSGGVDSSVAAVLTHRAIGKNLVCVFVDHGLLRKNEREEVEKVFKEHFDMNLVVVDARRRFLEKLKGVTDPERKRKIIGEEFIRVFEEEAKKHDVEFLVQGTIYSDVIESAASGKTTAKIKSHHNVGGLPEKMNLKLVEPLRDLFKDEVRKVGKYLGIPDRIINRHPFPGPGLAVRVLGEVTEEKLEILREADYIFIETLRKHDYYDKVWQAFAVLLPIKSVGVKGDARSYEYVIALRAVNSVEGMTADWSRIPHDILDEAARRITREVKGVGRVVYDITSKPPATIEWE; the protein is encoded by the coding sequence TTGGTACTCGTGGTGGACTACGGGTCACAGTACTCTCGATTGATAACAAGAAGAATCAGAGAAAACGAGGTTTACTCCGAGGTGGTCTTTCCAGACGATCCTGTGGACCTTTCCAGGGTGGACGCGGTGATCTTCTCGGGCGGTCCAAAGAGTGTCTATGAGGAAGGCGCTCCAGGACTTCCAGAGTGGTTTCACGAGTACAGAGGACCTGTGCTTGCCATCTGCTATGGAATGCAGCTAGTTGTGAAAGAGTTCGGTGGAGAGGTGAGGAGAGGAAGAGGAGAATATGGAAGAACCCTCGTGGAACTCTCGGAAGATCCTCTTTTTGAGGGAATCCCAAACAGAATCCATGTGTGGATGAGTCACGGTGACGAGGTGGTGAAACTCCCGGAGGGGTTCCATCCGATCGCTCTGTCTGAGACCGGGGTAATCGCTGCTGCCACAGATGGAAAGAGGTTCTGGCTTCTTCAGTTTCACCCGGAGGTTCATCACACAGAGCACGGTGATCGGATGATTTCAAATTTTCTTTTCAAAGTGTGTAAACTCCAGAAAAACTGGAAGATAGGAGACCTTGTCGAAGAGAAGATAAGACAGATAAGAGAAACCGTGGACGGCAAAAAAGCGATTCTTGCCCTGTCGGGAGGTGTTGATTCCTCCGTTGCTGCCGTTCTCACACACAGGGCAATCGGAAAGAACCTCGTGTGTGTCTTTGTGGACCATGGCCTTTTGAGGAAGAACGAAAGGGAAGAAGTTGAGAAGGTGTTCAAGGAACACTTCGATATGAACCTTGTTGTTGTGGACGCAAGAAGGCGTTTTTTGGAAAAACTCAAAGGAGTGACTGATCCGGAGAGAAAAAGAAAGATCATCGGAGAGGAGTTCATAAGGGTTTTCGAGGAGGAGGCAAAGAAACACGACGTGGAGTTCCTCGTTCAGGGAACGATCTACTCGGACGTGATAGAAAGTGCAGCATCCGGTAAGACAACGGCAAAGATAAAGAGTCATCACAACGTTGGGGGACTTCCAGAAAAGATGAACCTGAAACTCGTGGAACCGCTGAGGGACCTCTTCAAAGATGAAGTGAGAAAGGTGGGTAAATACCTTGGCATTCCAGACAGGATCATAAACAGACATCCTTTCCCAGGTCCGGGTCTTGCTGTGAGGGTGCTGGGAGAAGTGACAGAAGAGAAACTTGAGATACTCAGAGAGGCGGATTACATATTCATAGAGACTCTCAGAAAGCACGATTACTACGACAAAGTGTGGCAGGCGTTCGCTGTTCTTTTGCCGATAAAGAGTGTGGGAGTGAAAGGAGACGCAAGATCGTACGAGTACGTGATCGCACTTCGAGCCGTAAACAGTGTTGAGGGAATGACGGCGGATTGGTCAAGGATCCCGCATGATATACTGGATGAGGCGGCACGAAGAATCACACGGGAAGTGAAGGGTGTAGGAAGGGTCGTCTACGACATCACTTCTAAACCACCTGCAACCATAGAGTGGGAGTGA
- a CDS encoding riboflavin synthase — protein sequence MFTGIVQRVEEGVFREGRLFFKRTWEVELGESIAVNGVCLTVSGVSKNEYWFDVGEETKRKTNLSVSRYYNLEKALTFGSRVSGHLVTGHVDGVVRFVGSERRGGSVFMFFSMPEERWAVVPRGSIALNGVSLTVVETSLDTFSVQVIPHTFHNTNLRFLIPGDPVNYEIDIIARYLKGVVESGKSERILRKW from the coding sequence ATGTTCACGGGAATAGTCCAGAGGGTAGAAGAAGGTGTGTTCAGGGAAGGAAGATTATTTTTCAAAAGAACGTGGGAGGTTGAACTGGGAGAAAGCATAGCTGTGAACGGAGTGTGTTTGACCGTTTCTGGAGTCTCGAAGAACGAGTACTGGTTCGATGTGGGAGAAGAGACAAAAAGGAAGACGAACCTTTCTGTGTCTCGATACTACAACCTAGAGAAGGCTTTGACTTTTGGAAGCAGAGTGAGTGGTCATCTGGTCACAGGGCACGTGGACGGTGTGGTACGGTTTGTTGGCTCAGAAAGGCGGGGCGGCAGTGTCTTCATGTTCTTTTCCATGCCAGAAGAAAGGTGGGCTGTGGTTCCCAGGGGCTCCATTGCGTTGAACGGAGTGAGTCTTACCGTTGTTGAAACATCTCTGGACACCTTCAGCGTCCAGGTGATTCCACACACCTTCCACAACACGAATCTTCGGTTTCTGATTCCGGGAGATCCTGTCAACTACGAAATAGACATCATCGCACGTTATCTGAAGGGAGTGGTAGAGAGTGGAAAGTCTGAGAGAATTCTTCGAAAGTGGTAA
- the ribH gene encoding 6,7-dimethyl-8-ribityllumazine synthase, with protein sequence MKVVQGDYKGEGLKIAVIVPRFNDLVTSKLLEGALDGLKRHGVSEEDITVVKIPGSMEAIYTLKKLVDLNIHDAIIVLGAVIRGETYHFNVVANEIGKAVAQFNMSSDVPIVFGVLTTDTLEQALNRAGAKSGNKGFEAAMVAIEMANLRKKLRRDFLESHSNSRQ encoded by the coding sequence ATGAAGGTCGTTCAGGGAGACTACAAAGGAGAAGGTCTGAAGATCGCCGTGATCGTTCCCCGTTTCAACGATCTCGTCACCTCAAAACTTCTGGAAGGAGCACTGGACGGTCTCAAAAGACACGGCGTGTCGGAGGAGGATATCACCGTTGTGAAAATCCCAGGAAGCATGGAAGCGATATACACCCTGAAGAAACTCGTGGATCTCAACATTCACGATGCTATAATCGTTCTTGGCGCTGTTATAAGAGGGGAGACTTACCACTTCAACGTGGTGGCAAACGAAATAGGCAAAGCGGTGGCACAGTTCAATATGAGTTCGGATGTTCCGATCGTGTTCGGTGTTCTCACCACCGATACTCTGGAACAGGCACTCAACAGAGCGGGAGCAAAAAGTGGAAACAAGGGCTTCGAAGCAGCCATGGTGGCGATAGAGATGGCAAATCTTAGAAAGAAACTCAGGAGGGATTTTCTTGAATCTCATAGCAACAGCAGGCAATGA
- the hflK gene encoding FtsH protease activity modulator HflK translates to MKKYVWIVVFIALGIYFLTGVYQVGPSEVALLKTFGKFTSVVPSGIHYRLPYPFQSHVTVDVTTVRKIEIGFRSVQRGDRISYEPIPEESIMITGDNNLVSVEAVVQYRVKDPVAFAFNITEADSIVRFTTESVLREKVAMRSIDDVLTTGRDEIGFETAQMLQQILDSYNCGVKVENVYLQEVVPPDPVVDAFDDVNNARQDKERLINEARKYANDIVPKAQGQAQEILRQAEAYAQEVYLKALGEAKRFEEILQEYSKAPDITKKRMLLDALQSILEKTGNKVIFVGSGETLNVLNLSDLLKEMGK, encoded by the coding sequence GTGAAAAAGTACGTGTGGATAGTTGTTTTCATTGCTTTGGGAATCTACTTTCTCACCGGTGTGTATCAAGTGGGACCGTCCGAAGTTGCCCTTCTCAAGACGTTCGGTAAATTCACGTCTGTTGTTCCTTCGGGAATTCACTATCGACTTCCGTATCCATTCCAGTCACACGTGACAGTCGATGTCACAACGGTGAGGAAGATAGAGATCGGCTTCAGAAGTGTTCAAAGAGGTGACAGGATATCTTATGAACCGATTCCAGAAGAGTCCATCATGATCACCGGTGACAACAACCTCGTGAGTGTCGAAGCGGTGGTGCAGTACAGGGTGAAAGATCCAGTGGCATTCGCCTTCAACATCACGGAAGCAGATTCGATCGTGAGGTTCACAACAGAATCTGTTCTTCGAGAAAAGGTAGCCATGCGAAGCATCGATGATGTCCTCACCACCGGAAGAGATGAGATAGGTTTTGAAACGGCTCAGATGCTTCAGCAGATTCTCGATTCTTACAACTGCGGTGTGAAGGTGGAAAACGTTTATCTTCAAGAAGTGGTCCCTCCAGATCCAGTGGTGGATGCCTTCGACGATGTGAACAACGCAAGACAGGACAAGGAGCGTCTCATAAATGAAGCAAGAAAGTACGCCAACGACATCGTACCGAAAGCCCAGGGACAGGCACAGGAAATTTTAAGACAGGCAGAAGCCTATGCTCAGGAGGTCTATCTGAAAGCGCTCGGAGAAGCAAAGAGGTTTGAAGAGATACTGCAGGAATACTCAAAGGCACCGGACATCACAAAAAAGAGGATGCTTCTTGATGCCCTCCAGTCCATACTCGAAAAGACTGGAAACAAGGTTATCTTTGTGGGAAGTGGTGAGACCCTGAATGTTCTGAATCTTTCTGATCTGTTGAAGGAGATGGGAAAATGA
- a CDS encoding chromate transporter codes for MVVRLFFLFLRISALTIGGGYAMIPVMKWELEKSGLLTEKEFFRIVSTAQVIPGPIAFNTAVLVGKRLSGLPGAIASGVAVFLPPFFAIVAVAEIIQSFSEVSYVQSFLRGAYVAIVGLVGSVLFRLVRNQRWNLYRLSLVTLSALFLIFWESLVIPVIVLLAFLLYLKEE; via the coding sequence TTGGTTGTGAGGCTTTTCTTTCTGTTCCTCAGAATATCTGCCCTGACAATAGGTGGAGGATACGCGATGATCCCCGTGATGAAATGGGAACTGGAAAAATCTGGTCTTTTGACGGAGAAGGAATTTTTCCGGATAGTCAGCACAGCACAGGTGATACCAGGTCCCATAGCCTTCAACACGGCCGTTCTGGTTGGGAAAAGACTTTCGGGACTGCCCGGTGCGATCGCATCCGGAGTGGCCGTTTTTCTACCACCGTTTTTTGCCATCGTCGCTGTAGCAGAGATCATACAGTCTTTCTCAGAAGTCAGTTATGTTCAAAGTTTTTTGAGAGGAGCATACGTTGCCATCGTCGGACTTGTGGGAAGTGTTCTTTTCAGACTTGTGAGGAATCAGCGCTGGAATCTGTACAGACTCTCTCTTGTGACGCTTTCTGCTCTTTTTCTGATTTTTTGGGAATCACTTGTCATACCGGTGATCGTTTTGCTTGCCTTTTTACTCTATCTGAAGGAGGAGTGA
- a CDS encoding bifunctional 3,4-dihydroxy-2-butanone-4-phosphate synthase/GTP cyclohydrolase II → MESLREFFESGKPAVLVDRKREKEADFVFPAQLITEEVANFFVTHGKGLFCIAADEEDLLRRGFVKLSTNYRANYFLPVDWGNGTGISASERAETCRKVAEGKFFHEFRYPGHVAVLGGVGFQRRQGHTEASLEVVQLAGYNRYAVIIEILNDRGDSHDLDFVFRIAEKFSLPVIEMEEVWQEFIRKKQLITKKAEALLPTDFGVFKIVSFENHLDRKEHFAVVKEPFGEVVPVRIHSECVTGDVLSSLRCDCGSQLANFLKYISNHGGVLIYLRQEGRGIGLSNKIAAYSLQDTGLDTVEANRALGFSEDERDYAPAAQILKALGIRKVLLFTNNQRKAVDLERYGIEVVETKRLYGRVTSHNRFYLSTKMRKLGHKLEEILREVNS, encoded by the coding sequence GTGGAAAGTCTGAGAGAATTCTTCGAAAGTGGTAAACCCGCCGTTCTTGTTGACAGGAAGAGAGAAAAAGAAGCAGATTTTGTCTTTCCGGCTCAACTGATCACAGAAGAGGTTGCAAATTTCTTCGTCACTCACGGAAAAGGGCTTTTTTGCATAGCAGCCGATGAAGAGGATCTTCTAAGAAGGGGCTTTGTAAAACTTTCCACCAACTACCGGGCCAACTACTTCTTGCCAGTGGACTGGGGAAATGGAACGGGAATTTCCGCATCCGAAAGGGCAGAAACGTGCAGGAAGGTAGCAGAAGGAAAGTTCTTCCACGAGTTCAGATACCCGGGTCATGTCGCAGTACTCGGAGGTGTGGGATTTCAACGGCGCCAAGGACACACGGAGGCATCTTTAGAAGTCGTACAACTGGCAGGATACAACCGGTATGCAGTGATAATTGAGATTCTGAACGATCGAGGAGATTCCCATGATCTGGATTTTGTTTTTCGTATTGCAGAGAAATTCTCACTCCCTGTTATAGAGATGGAGGAGGTCTGGCAGGAATTCATAAGAAAAAAACAGCTCATAACGAAGAAAGCAGAAGCCCTCCTTCCAACGGATTTTGGTGTCTTTAAGATCGTCTCCTTTGAGAATCATCTTGACCGCAAAGAACATTTTGCCGTCGTCAAAGAACCCTTTGGAGAAGTAGTTCCGGTGCGAATTCACTCGGAGTGTGTAACAGGAGATGTTCTTTCATCTTTGAGGTGTGACTGTGGTTCACAACTTGCGAACTTTCTCAAATACATCTCCAACCACGGAGGTGTTCTGATCTACTTGAGACAGGAGGGAAGGGGGATCGGTCTTTCGAACAAGATAGCAGCCTACTCTCTCCAGGATACGGGACTGGACACGGTGGAGGCAAACAGGGCTCTTGGGTTCTCCGAAGATGAAAGGGATTACGCTCCCGCTGCACAGATATTGAAAGCCCTTGGCATCAGGAAAGTCCTTCTTTTTACAAACAATCAGAGAAAGGCTGTTGATCTTGAAAGATACGGTATCGAAGTTGTTGAAACAAAAAGACTGTACGGAAGGGTGACTTCCCACAACAGGTTCTATCTTTCTACGAAAATGAGAAAACTCGGACACAAACTCGAAGAGATCCTCAGGGAGGTGAATTCATGA
- a CDS encoding chromate transporter, with the protein MWYLAFVFLKVGFLSFGGGWTIVGVLKEELVSRGFLTLEEFSQAVSIAQMTPGPVAINLATYTGYKFFGLAGAVLNTLAFLGAPILVLSFAILLGKYLKFQRKRLMKALEGVTTALMIVTLFSLMGSIRSPIMIIFGVIAFLCSFMKVHPLVIIFGCGLVGALLRF; encoded by the coding sequence TTGTGGTATCTTGCGTTTGTTTTTCTTAAGGTAGGATTTCTCTCTTTCGGTGGTGGTTGGACAATCGTTGGTGTTTTGAAGGAAGAACTTGTCTCTCGAGGATTTCTCACTCTTGAAGAATTTTCTCAGGCCGTCTCGATCGCTCAGATGACACCGGGACCTGTGGCCATAAACCTGGCAACCTACACAGGATACAAGTTCTTCGGACTTGCCGGAGCCGTCTTGAACACGCTCGCTTTCCTTGGAGCACCGATCCTGGTGCTCTCTTTCGCTATTCTTCTTGGAAAGTACTTGAAGTTTCAAAGAAAGAGATTGATGAAGGCACTTGAAGGTGTCACCACCGCCCTCATGATCGTTACGCTCTTTTCTCTCATGGGGAGTATCAGAAGTCCCATCATGATCATCTTCGGTGTGATTGCCTTTCTGTGCTCCTTCATGAAGGTTCATCCGCTTGTGATCATATTCGGTTGCGGTCTTGTGGGGGCTCTTCTCAGGTTCTGA